A part of Oceaniferula flava genomic DNA contains:
- the rpsR gene encoding 30S ribosomal protein S18: MSSISTPKNKERRIAFWKANRPMPHRRHDIPEAEIDYKNADLLKKFTTETGKILPRRVTGVSAKLHRKITREIKRARACNLLG, translated from the coding sequence ATGTCCTCAATATCCACTCCTAAGAACAAGGAACGCCGTATCGCATTCTGGAAGGCTAACCGCCCCATGCCGCACCGCCGTCATGACATTCCAGAAGCTGAAATCGATTACAAAAATGCGGATCTGTTGAAGAAGTTCACCACCGAAACCGGTAAGATTCTTCCTCGCCGTGTGACTGGTGTTTCTGCCAAGCTTCACCGCAAGATCACTCGCGAGATCAAGCGTGCACGTGCTTGTAACCTTCTTGGTTAA
- a CDS encoding TraR/DksA family transcriptional regulator — protein sequence MAAKKKTAKKTVKRAAKKSTKAAPKKAVKKTAAKKTVVKKAAKKTAKKAPAKKAVAKKVEKKKTTAKKAAKKTAAKKEVKKSPAKAKKAAAVKPETKKPVQPAQPKEPVKLTGFAKKQYQRLLDLRDSIMDAMNGITTDTLKNTDGMETGGGGMHTGDAGSDAYDRDFALNLLAKEQDSLSEIEQAIERAERGVYGICEMSGERIPNERLEAIPFARYTVRCQEEWEKGHNGRHHSGKGEFGFSNGAMR from the coding sequence ATGGCCGCTAAGAAAAAAACTGCGAAGAAAACAGTCAAACGCGCTGCAAAAAAATCCACAAAAGCTGCGCCTAAAAAAGCAGTAAAAAAGACGGCCGCCAAAAAGACGGTGGTGAAAAAGGCCGCCAAGAAAACGGCGAAAAAAGCGCCAGCTAAAAAAGCAGTGGCCAAAAAGGTCGAGAAGAAAAAGACCACCGCCAAAAAAGCAGCCAAGAAGACAGCCGCTAAAAAGGAGGTCAAAAAATCACCAGCCAAGGCGAAGAAAGCTGCGGCCGTGAAGCCCGAGACGAAAAAGCCAGTGCAGCCAGCCCAACCGAAAGAGCCGGTGAAGTTGACCGGTTTTGCCAAGAAGCAATACCAGCGCCTGCTGGATCTGCGCGACAGCATTATGGATGCCATGAACGGCATCACCACTGACACCCTGAAAAATACCGACGGCATGGAGACCGGAGGCGGGGGGATGCACACCGGTGATGCGGGCAGTGATGCCTACGATCGCGATTTCGCCCTCAACTTGCTCGCCAAGGAGCAGGACTCACTGAGTGAGATCGAACAAGCGATCGAGCGCGCTGAGCGTGGCGTCTACGGCATCTGTGAGATGTCTGGCGAAAGAATCCCGAACGAACGCCTGGAAGCGATCCCATTTGCCCGTTACACCGTCAGGTGCCAGGAAGAATGGGAGAAAGGCCACAACGGTCGCCATCACTCAGGAAAAGGTGAGTTTGGATTCTCGAACGGAGCCATGCGCTAA
- a CDS encoding CHAP domain-containing protein, which translates to MFRQTLILIAILTVPFLWVPFMIDYDRLELNIGAIGTPNKARSDVKEELRVLDTEQGIPIYAPVAQSCGTKDEHRAEDGYLFGNKWISTEFVRRYYYQVHNFKMPDDLASAKSFFDPAIQQGAINPKPGLIQFQNGLDEIPMAGDLMVFLEGECGHIGVVTEVSENCVVIAQQNAEEEKTRETLKLHHTDDGWKVEGSRSPAAWLRLPQTDTAL; encoded by the coding sequence GTGTTTCGTCAGACGCTCATCTTAATTGCCATATTAACGGTCCCTTTTCTGTGGGTTCCGTTTATGATTGATTACGATCGACTTGAGCTCAATATCGGCGCAATTGGAACCCCAAACAAGGCTAGGTCCGATGTGAAGGAAGAGCTTCGCGTGCTCGACACTGAACAAGGCATCCCAATCTATGCTCCGGTGGCTCAAAGCTGCGGAACCAAGGATGAGCACCGAGCTGAAGACGGCTACTTATTTGGCAACAAATGGATCAGCACCGAATTCGTCAGGCGCTATTATTACCAAGTTCACAACTTCAAAATGCCTGACGACTTGGCCTCGGCCAAATCTTTCTTTGACCCCGCTATCCAACAAGGAGCCATCAACCCCAAACCTGGTTTGATTCAATTCCAGAACGGACTCGACGAAATCCCCATGGCTGGCGACCTTATGGTATTCCTCGAGGGCGAATGTGGCCATATAGGAGTAGTGACCGAAGTCAGTGAAAACTGCGTCGTCATTGCGCAACAGAACGCCGAGGAAGAAAAAACTCGCGAAACCTTGAAACTCCATCATACAGACGATGGATGGAAAGTTGAAGGCTCTCGCAGCCCTGCAGCATGGTTGCGCCTGCCACAAACAGACACCGCTTTGTAG
- the folE2 gene encoding GTP cyclohydrolase FolE2, whose protein sequence is MKELKDTQNEFDDRNIAIDRVGVKALRFPLQVRNKDGSTQRTVATTALAVDLPHHFKGTHMSRFVEVLNSHGNCLDVREMNAIPNELLERLEARKAHVEFRFPFFRTKEAPVTKMPGVMDYEVVFESEADVDGNTDFILTVLVNVATLCPCSKAISERGAHNQRGTVTYSVRFKEAIWIEDLIDLVETSASCELYSLLKRPDEKAVTETAYDNPVFVEDLVRNIAARSNAQDNIIWYRVEAENHESIHNHNAYAVVEKSMS, encoded by the coding sequence ATGAAGGAACTCAAGGATACTCAAAACGAATTCGACGATCGAAATATTGCGATCGACCGCGTAGGGGTCAAGGCTCTGCGCTTCCCCCTGCAAGTGCGTAACAAAGACGGCAGCACCCAGCGCACCGTGGCCACCACCGCCCTCGCCGTGGATCTGCCACATCACTTCAAGGGCACGCACATGAGCCGCTTTGTCGAGGTGCTGAACTCTCATGGCAACTGCCTCGATGTGCGGGAGATGAATGCGATTCCCAATGAGCTCCTCGAGCGATTGGAGGCGCGTAAGGCTCACGTGGAGTTTCGTTTTCCCTTTTTCCGAACCAAGGAGGCGCCTGTGACCAAGATGCCGGGTGTGATGGACTACGAGGTGGTTTTCGAATCGGAAGCCGATGTCGACGGCAATACCGACTTTATTCTCACCGTATTGGTGAATGTGGCGACTCTCTGTCCTTGTTCGAAAGCGATCAGTGAGCGAGGTGCGCACAACCAGCGGGGGACCGTCACCTATTCCGTGCGTTTCAAGGAGGCGATCTGGATTGAAGACCTGATTGATCTGGTGGAAACTTCTGCCAGCTGTGAGCTTTACAGCTTGCTCAAGCGTCCGGATGAAAAAGCAGTGACTGAAACCGCTTACGATAACCCAGTGTTCGTGGAGGACTTGGTTAGAAACATCGCAGCCCGTTCCAATGCCCAGGACAACATCATCTGGTATCGTGTGGAGGCTGAGAATCACGAATCGATCCACAATCACAACGCCTACGCAGTGGTGGAGAAATCCATGAGCTAA
- the rpmG gene encoding 50S ribosomal protein L33, whose amino-acid sequence MARDIIILECTEAKAEGKPTSRYTSTRNKKSLNTPGRLEKVKYNPFLRRRTLHRELR is encoded by the coding sequence ATGGCACGCGACATCATCATCCTCGAATGCACGGAAGCCAAGGCTGAAGGAAAGCCCACTTCACGCTACACTTCCACTCGTAACAAAAAGAGCCTCAACACCCCAGGTCGTCTGGAGAAAGTGAAATACAATCCTTTCCTTCGCCGTCGCACCCTGCACCGCGAGCTCCGCTAG